The genomic stretch TATGCTTGATTCAAGAGTGCTTAAATCTTTGATATGAAATCACCTTGAAGCCCAATGGTGAATTGGTATAACAAAAACGAAAAGGGTAAATTGAGATTAAATGTTAAATGCTGCTTTTTCTGTTTCAAATACCaaacttttttatatttagatttTAGTAGTAGTTGAGAAGATAAAGCATGCTACAAGAACAAAAACAtggtaaaaaatataaatatgaaaaacgtttttttcttgaaattaattaaagtagTCTAACTcaagtgaaaagaaaagttAACTGCTATGGAAAAAATGTCTCCTAATTAGTACTTAATCTCCAACGCTAGTAAGGTGCAGTACAAAAGTTTTTGGGAAAATGTCTATTAACATAGCCCTGGTATCCATATTTTGTTACCTTTTCAAtacaaaagtttgaaaatttgaactcTAAATTCGTCTAGTCTCTTTTTTCAGGCCTTAGTTTTCGATTTTCAACCTAAAGATCCTGAAAACATATATGCAGCCCTTGCAGTTCTATCCGGAAAAGCAATACCGGGTAAGCCTAACTAGCTGCATCATCTACTACATCTTTCATGTTGCTCAAGAAAGCATAGTTCATCGCTAATTGGCATATGCATTAGTAAGTTATTGAAAATAATTGAAATGCAAACATCAAGgtcgaagaacacctaaaattAAAACTTGTGCACCTCAGACCGGGGCTTGGTCTTGTCTGTCCTGTCTGATATACCGCTTTGAAACACCGTTCCTTGGAATCCTTGATCTCATACCGCATAACTCTTTGACAGACTACGACACCCTGTTAGTTGTTTTTGATCCTTTCTTTTCTACCTGTGAAACTTTGAACCTTAGTTAATTTGTATGGGTTGAATATATAATAGAGATACCATCGAATGTTGCTTATGAAATTAAAGAAGAAATTGTGACTGTACTGATATAATTATAACCCCGCAACATAATATTACAAATTTATCTTGGGTTCCatttaagtttgtttttatttcttggtATTTTAGACTAGCATGCATTTTTCTTTTAGGAGTTGTTCTTATGAGGAAGTCGTCGAAACTGCCGAGAAAAAAATGCTGGTACGTTGGTTCTCCCAAAGGATCAGGTGCCATAGATATGgcacttgaattcaacaaactgTGGGAAACTAAGCTGAGAGTTGGCCATCATGATTGTCGGAATTATACCAATGGTAACAATTTACATAGGATGTCAATATTCACTTAGGTATAATTTATTATCTTATTAGTAAAGATGTGCTTAGGAGGTTGatgtatttatttactttgaattattttaaaGGCTTGGTCGAGTACCTGACCGATGAAGAACATATCTTGGAGCGTTTAGAAGGAAAACGGAGACATTGAATGGGTGGTGCGCACATTATGGTGGCTAGCAAGGCCCAAACTCACTTCCAAGTAAGTTTGATTTTCACTGATGTTTGCAAGGCTATAAACGTGACAATATATCGTAGCCTAGAAAACTTATCTAAGTGATTTACTATTTCATTCTGCAGTTCGGGACTCTATTGATGTTGCGTAATCCCAAGAAGGAAATCATTCACTACTTATCTATCAAAAGTTTTGGCCGTTTTCAAGTGCAACTTTGCTCCCATATGCTTCCACCTCTTATACACTCTTCTTTGGAATTCTTATTACACTGGTGAAGCCTGAATAGACCACCAAGGAATAAAAAGAATTGTTATTTGGTCATGCTTCAAGTCCTCACTAGCACTAATCACTATACACAAAAACAACTGACAACAACATAAAAGATACTCTTGTCACCAGTTTATCATGTGGTAAATTTTTAATAGACGAATGGTGTACGTTTTGAACCCATAACAAACATATGTTCCACGAATAACGCTACCATAACTAGCTATGTCATGGTTTCTAGAGAGGATCTCTCCAATAGTATAGTCACGAGGTTTGATTGAAGAggacaaaattaagaaaattttgttcCTTACTGTAAATAAGGTTGCAAGTAGATCTTCACATGTATGATAGTATTGCCTatcacacacgcacacacatatTTGTTTATACTTTTCTATATGTTTTATACGATTTTAAAACCTACATCATCACACATGCACTTTTGCTACTGACCTACGACTAGATAGAGTaaaacctaaaacaaaaaacgaaCATGAGCACAACGAAAGTTGAATCTTAATCAAGATCCAAAAACAAGAACATACAATTTTCACGAACTTAAATAAGACAGATCAACAAACTCTAGAAAACTGATATCAAATAAGAGTGGATTAAACCCTGAATGAACGAACATAATACTAAActacaaataatattttattaatcgAAACAAAAGAGAACATTATAAATTTGCCAAAGCGAGTAGATAACTAGTAAGACTTTTTTTGTGACTAACTTGCTTCTAACAACAGTACAAACATCTATTTATACGAGAAAACGATAGCAAACCCAAACTTGACGAGCAAGACAAATAAATTTAACGAGCAAGGAATCCTAATCCCTGGCTTACAAgaagaacaataaaactaacaataaaattaaaactaattttccAACATAAAGCTCTAACTCTAAACTCTAGTTTCCAAACATCAATCTTAGGTAAACTATTAGGTGTCCAGATTTCAGCAAAGAAAAGGCAAATCAGGTTGCATTGAAAGTAAATTATTACTCGTGATCTTTACCTCGAGTGTGTTCTGAATCTCCTCAAGTTTACACCTCATAGCAAGAGCTTGTAGTAACGGTTCGTATTAGATTACTCGTGATCTTTACCTTGATTTGCTTTCTTCTTTGCTGTCATTTCGACACCTGATAATAACTTGAGGCTGATGTCTGGAAACTAGAGACAGTAGTTAGTAGTTAGAGCTTTATGAAGTAGGGCTTTAAGTTTCATCACTAAAGAATAAAATGATCAGTAACCATATTCTTTCGTTGTGATTTTAGTTGCTGCGGGATGCATTTTGTTTGGGTAGAAATTCGTTTAGTATCGCAGTTtgcttgagacatttaggaataTACTGCAGCCGTGACAACCACAGGCCCAGATGCATTCTGAATTCACACATGATCATTTGAAACAAGTTAAGATGCAGGGATTCAAATGTCTTCCGTACGAAATTGAGTTCAACTCAAGGATGTAAAGACTGATGCTCGAATAATTGAATTGTAGTTCTGTAATCGTTGCACAGAATAGCTTCAGACTAGTTATGCTAATTTCTATGATGCATATGTAAATGTTATGTAAGTTAACCATATAATTATCAGAGTAAATGAAGAATTTCATGTTGGTTTCATTACATTTGTTTAGGacacaattctacaaacaatacagaaacaaagaCATCTCAACACCCCGCCCCCCACGTTATGTAAGTTAACCATATAATGATCAGAGTAAATGAAGAGTTGGTTTTATTACATTTGTTTAGGacacaattctacaaacaatacagaaacaaagaCATCTCAACCACACCCACAACCCACACCACCCCCGCCCACCGCCCCcgcccccgcccccccccccccccccccccccccccccccaccaaaCAATTCCATCAAAGAACCTGCGCAAGAGCCGCTGTCTTCTCATTGCCTGCCATCACATATTAACAAGAGTATGTATCGGATTGAGAGTGCCCTCGTGAACAACGGTTTGAAACCACTTAGGCATCCCCTGAAACAAAAGATCCTTAAACTTTCGACTACTTGGTTCATAAACAACTAGAGCTCTGCTTTTGTACTCCAACAAGATCTGGCCACTCCCCAAAACACACAAAACCCTAACATGTCTTCCTCTTTTAACAATCTTTGAAATCTTCCATGATCTATCAACATCTTGTTTCAATGTCTTTGGCACATAACTTCCAATGGTCAACTCTTTAACCCATGATTCCTTCACACCGTACTCCTGCATAACCCACATCTCCAATTTCCCATAACTGCAGTAAAAAAATGCAGCAAGACAACCTCTCACAACCAGCACATGATAATTCCACCTGCTCATCAATCCATCACCTTCCGGTTTCGGTACCTCCCTGAACTGCTCGTCTCCCAAGTCAAAAGAAATGAGCTTTCGACCCGGGTGGTAACCCTTTCTCCAAGTAACCCAATGAAGCCTTCCATTGACCAAGACCTGAGCTGGCCAGTGATGAAGGTAGTGAGATGTTCTTCCTAAACTTCTCCAATCAGAAGTTCCAAGAGTGAAAACTTGAACTTCTGATTGTGGCCGATACACACGAAACCGGCTCCATGATTCCCGTCTACTATAGTACACTATCTTAACTACCTTGTACTCCTTAGTAATCGGATGAAACCCGAATCCGTAAATCACTTCTTGATTAGGAAATCGAACTGATTTAGGCAGCTCTCTATGATCCCTAGTGAACGgattatatatgcatattgcaTCATTGTACAACGAATCAGATAAGCACAGCAAACCATCACATGATCCTACCACATCAAACTCAGGCATCGAACCACAGAAAGGAGGGTGAATTTTTTTCACTAGCATTGTCTCCTTTTCACCATGGTGAAAAGGGTAATCTACAAAGTAAATATGGTTTCTGATGGGGTAATCACAGTGAAAAATCAGGCACAGATTGTTGAGATCAGCTGTGTTGGAGTTATGCAAAGCATCGAAAATTCGAAGATGTTGGTCTTGTGCTAAATTTTTCCATGCTCTGCATACATACCTGAATTTTACCAGAGATGAAAAGGGCAGCCTTGATGTTACCTCAGTGATGATTTCATGTGGTAAATTTTCCAAGCTAATTACTGATTGATCTTCTCTTTGGTGGCTCCTCCTCCTTTTGCTCTGCTGCAATCCAGAGTCTGAGTCCATGACCAAAGGATGAAGTATTTGTTCCAAGAGAGATGATTTTCTTTCGGATGAATTTTCATGGCATGAAATACAAGGATTTGGTGACACGAAAACCACAAGGGAATAGCGGTGTGTGGGATCCACAGTTGAATAATGCACTTGGAGGAAAGTTGGGTTCTTAGCCTCACCGTTGGCTTTGAAATGTGAGGCTATGATTTGTTGGAGAAAATTCAAACTTGATGAGTCTCTAGTTTGTGTTGATGTTGATCGAGGAACAAGAAAGTCTTCGTATAACAACCAATTGGACATTGTTGAGTGTTTGTCACTACTTTGGAGGCTATtggtgtatttttgtttttggtaccGTCTGAAGGTAGAacacaagagatttttcagtgtaataCAAGTATATAAATTATATGTCATTGTATTATACAATTAGAAGAACACTTAAAAAAAAGAATTCTCTCAACTTGTATAATAGCTTATAGAGTACCGCACTATATTCATGGCATGTTGAAACATCCATCACAAAACACCTCAGTTGGTGTAGCTTttttgaaaatacataaaagcACCTTTTACTTTCACTATATTAAAACACACATTTGAAAATTGTATTTGGCCTTTCGAGTTTAGTTTTATCTAGTGGGGGTGGTTTGGCTTTTAAGTCTACTTTTTAAGAAGAAATGGCCATTAAGATGCTCACAAGTTGAACTTATTGCAAATTTCTCTCACAAAAGAAAATGGGAAGTTTAAATTTTGTCCCTCCACTCCTTTTTTTCACCTTTTGCTctcctgtctctattcattcaCTGAATTAtcttttagtttatttaatttaatagtcATAAAAACAGATTCGTGTAGAAAGTAAAAATAGCGGTGCAAAAATTGCATCTCATAATTTTCGGCCTAAACACAATAATTCGAGCCCAAACCACTTTTGTGACCCCTCAGCAGTCCAATCATTAAGGGCCAATCCAAACAGCCCAAGATACAGTTAAAACCAAAAAAGTAACAAAAGAATCCACTTAAGCATTTTTATGACTTTTTCCCAACACCAATTGAATTTACTATCAACATAAAATCTAACGTAGGAACTGCTTTTATAATAACTAAAACAGCTTTTATAGATTGTTTGGAGCCAAATTTCTTAGAAGAAATACCTCAACAGGTTTTTGTTCACTGTAACTCACACGCTTGTCGAATCACTAAGCTCTACATCTTATGCGTGAGTGAAGGGCAACTAACATAGCATGCAAGTGGGTTAAATGCACTCCCCTCGTAAGTGGCCTCTTATCACAGTGGTGAAGAGAAGTGTTGTTCTTACACCACGACATGAGTTTGAATTATGTCGTCTCTCTAATCTAACATTCATTCTaataaatctatcgtttgacaaaaaaaaaaaaaccacctccCCTCCATGCTTCACACGGAGTGTGGGGAGTGATGACTTTAGTAGTCCTCTAACAAAGAACTTGATAACGAATCTCCGTCCTTGGGCTTGTTTCATATCCCTATATGCAAAACTTGAGATGGATACGTGTGTCTAACTCGAATTTTATTCTCTCACAAGTGTTTATGATCATGTTTGacagaaaaagttaaaaatatttaCGAAAAAGACACTTGAAATGCTTTCTAGAAGCAGCATCATATGTgtgcttcttccaaaaaaacccttgcatttttaatataaattttaatgtgctTTTAATAGTAGTTCCAAAAATAAGTAGTTTCAAACAGATGTCCCAATTGCAAGTAAGTTCTCTTTAGTCTTCAATGTCCCGATTCCATGTAAGTTTGCAAGGGAAATATATTGTTGATGAGGATGAATTATTGGATTACTAATACAAGTTAGAGGTAGAACCAACCAAACCCCTTGGTGGGGGTGGGTGCAACAGCTCACCAGCTCCAGCTGAGACATTGGCCACcacatttttttgggttaaaacttaaattaatgaaaaaaaaaacttaaaaattttgagttttaacgataaaaataaaataaaaagtaaaactaatAGTAAaatgtttgactttttagtataaaaataaatttttcattaaaataaccAGTACCgctggtttttcgttaaaactcatttaattcattcctttttttatcaaattaaaCAAGCATTTTGTTAGTTCTCAAACCTTTCTCGCAAAAATCAAACGTAAATGATTTGAAGTTATTCAGAATTCAAAATCCCATCCTTTGAACAAATGTATGGAAATTAATACCTGAAATTAGAAAGTTAATTATGATTCAAGTTTACACAATAGTTGTACAGataaatacaaatacaatgatgaATACAACAATCTGTAAGATACATGCTGGCATCTACAAGAACCTCAgaagaaaatcaacaaaaacaaaacccaacaacccAATTCTCCTCAAATCAAAGAACACAATTAGCCTCAAAGCCGAGCCAAATAATTTGTAAACCGAGGGCGAAAACGATAACAAATCAATCAGAAATGTGCAGCAAGTAATGAATTTGACATATCTTCCACAATGTATTAGCTAAAATTATCTGCTAAAGCTGCAATCTTTGGGAGCTCCATCATTACAGCTTCCGAAAAACCAACTAAAGCGATGAATCGAATTGGACTGGAATCCGAAAACTCTCAGAAAAGGCCGAACATGACGGAGAAGCCGAGGACGATGAGCCAAACCATGTGAACCAAAAGCAGAGCTTGAGCAGAGTGGGGGGCGGAGCCGCCGCTACCCACctcacaaaaccctaatttctccACCTTGACACCAGCGCATTGGGCATCTTGGCACCCACACCAGTACGTCACGCCGTCCACGCCGCAGACCGGGTCGGGACGGAAGCAATTGACGGGGCACAAGGGGGCTGACCGGGTCGATCGGCCGCAGGCGTCCGCGGGCTCGGATTCAGAGGGCAATCTGATGATGGTGGGTTCGGATACGGATTCTGGTTCTGATCGGACGGCGGGGAAGGAGCAGAGGACGATGAAGAAGGCGAAGAGAAATAgggaaaaaatagaaattagGGATTTGGGGAATTGGGTATCCATAATTGGAGGTAAATATTTGATctttgagaaaagaaaagcaaaacctTAGAAATGCAGCCCTCTCCGGAAGCCCTGAACCTCCCCcaaattcaaagaaagaaaGGTCCAAGCTGtttccccaaattcaagcaATCCTCGATCTTTTTCCCCAAATCGAAAGAGGGTATCTTGGGGCTTTTCTTCGAATTCGACTTCACGTTTGGAATCGAATGTCAAATCGCCTtacagttcttttttttttttggggtgttcGAATGGAATTGGAGAAAAATGTGAGAAACTGATGAAACCCTAATTTTGTggttgaagaaagaaagaaatggaaGGAAAAGAGATTattaccgaaaaaaaaaaaaggagaaggagaCAAGACACTTGGTTGACGCGGTAATTATTCTCTAGAAGGATCGGAAAAGTAGTTTGGAATTCGGACGGTGAACGTTGGAAACCTAGATGGCAACCTGTCAGCCGTTGATCTTGCCAGCCGTTGATTTGTTATTGTTCACCTACTTTGCTCTGTGTGTTTTagttcaaacaaattttttaatttttttttaattaagacaAATATGTTTAATTGAGAACTAGGTTTTGGCACCTTTTGATGGGAGGAAATCCTCTTTCCTCCTATTTACTCCCCACgcgtttctttttatttgttgtatGGTGCATATAAAGGTTGTTGAACAAATTGATAAGAACGACAACACAATCTAAGAATTTTTCCTTACTTCATTGATAGCTCTAAGACTTTCAAAATAGTTGTCAAGTTTGTTACGACCTCTAGATCGACTTAAGGAGCCACTCATGGCTGGCGTGTTAGAAGGAAGACGATAAATGGTGGTGTGAACATGAATGGAAAAGCTAGGGAAAGATTGTTGGACAAAagcgataaaaataaaatgaagctCATTAAATATGTGGCACAACTTCAAACCATCAAATTTTCATTGAATGGTCTAGattaaaaaaaagaggagatgAGAGAGGAGAGAATTCAAGTCCCTTTTGATGATGAGaccaaaaaatcaaaagtaaaaaGTAAGGCTTAACTTACTTTCCTACTTTTTCATATAGATAACATCGTatttattcaataaattggaaaataaTTTGTTGCATAACAAACTATATACTTGGATACTTTTTTTCTTAACTTATACGGATTTGTTTTCAATCTAATCATCATCCTAATCAATATTGGATATTCTTACCTTCTTTTTTTGCTGAGTTGGATTTTCTAAGCAGATCACGATCCTATCTAGCATTTTTCTATTTTCGTGATTTAAATGTTTTGAATATCTcatatattgtttgtttgttagcAATCAAACAACTTGATGTCCACAGA from Pyrus communis chromosome 7, drPyrComm1.1, whole genome shotgun sequence encodes the following:
- the LOC137739037 gene encoding uncharacterized protein, with product MASLLTKPTVTRGRDEVYVAAVPLRATKGPAQLLTSAAYSLNLWNLQHFMVIIKPSPPPPDCQALVFDFQPKDPENIYAALAVLSGKAIPGVVLMRKSSKLPRKKCWYVGSPKGSGAIDMALEFNKLWETKLRVGHHDCRNYTNGLVEYLTDEEHILERLEGKRRH
- the LOC137739030 gene encoding F-box protein At3g07870; the protein is MDSDSGLQQSKRRRSHQREDQSVISLENLPHEIITEVTSRLPFSSLVKFRYVCRAWKNLAQDQHLRIFDALHNSNTADLNNLCLIFHCDYPIRNHIYFVDYPFHHGEKETMLVKKIHPPFCGSMPEFDVVGSCDGLLCLSDSLYNDAICIYNPFTRDHRELPKSVRFPNQEVIYGFGFHPITKEYKVVKIVYYSRRESWSRFRVYRPQSEVQVFTLGTSDWRSLGRTSHYLHHWPAQVLVNGRLHWVTWRKGYHPGRKLISFDLGDEQFREVPKPEGDGLMSRWNYHVLVVRGCLAAFFYCSYGKLEMWVMQEYGVKESWVKELTIGSYVPKTLKQDVDRSWKISKIVKRGRHVRVLCVLGSGQILLEYKSRALVVYEPSSRKFKDLLFQGMPKWFQTVVHEGTLNPIHTLVNM
- the LOC137740441 gene encoding uncharacterized protein, with amino-acid sequence MDTQFPKSLISIFSLFLFAFFIVLCSFPAVRSEPESVSEPTIIRLPSESEPADACGRSTRSAPLCPVNCFRPDPVCGVDGVTYWCGCQDAQCAGVKVEKLGFCEVGSGGSAPHSAQALLLVHMVWLIVLGFSVMFGLF